The Cydia strobilella chromosome 16, ilCydStro3.1, whole genome shotgun sequence genomic sequence TTGTGTGCCTTGTAAGGAaactaggtataattttatatgatgTTTTGAAAGTGTTTGTAAGTATTAAAATTGATGAAATTTAATGTAAATCTCACCTGGCACCCACTTGGTGATGCCCCACGCCACCATTATCATGCCGAAGTGATGGTACAcgtgaagaaacgtcacttgtTCTTGCTTCTTCCTCAGTATGAAGAATACCTGTAATACACAGTTTCCAATTTTAACCGTTTAGTATAGTCGCGTTCATTAGGAGTGGAAGTTTGTATTGTGCTGTTGGCCgtataaagtacctacctacacacaCTCAGTTTAAAAGATACTAATGTGAGTAAATAACAGTCTGAAAAAAAACGCGTCTAGGTCAGTTTTAGAATGTGCTTTTGCTACCAAGTGACTCTCATTATAGCAAGTGTCCGATGGGCAGCGATCAGCGAGATGTGATTACGAATTCTTTCTTCGCAGTCATATGTTTTCTCTTAGAAAATGGTCGCATTGCATCTGTTTTATCCAcattaacattaaattatacATATCTACACACGGgtaaaaaataagtaggtagttgATGGCTAGTCGCTTTCTCGCCGTCAGTCAGACAATCCGCCTACCGTAGGATAAACAGGCCTAGGGCATTCGAATTATTAGAATTCGCCcaacagtaggtaggtataaagtCTCGCTAAAGGTTGAAGTTTAGGAACATAGTTACAACGTCCACGTCACGCTTTAATTTGAATTCAATAGCAAGATTTGCATGATAGTGCATATAACATCCGCTGACCATGCAAATTATCTACACGATGGATAGTATAGTAGGTAGATAGATATCGACAATGTGGAAATTTATAAAGATATCATGAATTTTTACATTTGAGGAGTATCTTTTCAAagaggcttatttttgtatggttttcatgaggaaataagcccttttgaaaagatattactCATTTTATGGGTACCCAATCATTATCAATCAGTTAGGTACCAAGGAGAGAGAAATCCCCATCGAGCTAATAAAGGTCTCTTTACGAAGTGGGTCTCTAGAATATTTGCGGATGAGCTTTGGGACTGCATTCCTTTGTTAACTGTAGTTACTAAGCCCGCTTTAAAGTGCTAGGTCAAGGAGGGAATAGTGTCTCGGTAGAAAAAAGCCGGGTAAAGTACCTAGCTCAAGCCCGTTACGCGTAAATGGCTTATATAGCATAACTGTATTTAGAATCGTACCGTGTCCAGCAGATCAATAATCTTGATGTAGAAGTATGCGTAGCAGACGTGCCACGCGTACTCCACGCTGTTAGGGCCCTCATCCACCGGCTGGCAGAACAAGCGGTAGTGGCTCAACCAACCGAGCATGAGGCTCTGTGgaataataatacctacatgAGAAACTTGATAAATAATCGGAACTTCTCTCGGAATAGATAAAAGGCTCTGTGGAATAAGATTATATTAGAAGAGAGGTAACAAACTTGAAGACCCAATcgaaacttttttcggaattGACGTGGCAGTGGGCGATCCCTTTACTTTCCGCAGAGCCATTTGATTGTGATAAGTTGATAACTGATATACCTAGGTCGTTAACCAGGGTTACCCGGGCCATTATAGTGTCATGCATATAGTCTACTCACTTTATAAACCACGTAGCCACACATAATGATCTGCGTGGCGTTGTAGATCGCGATGACGCCGCGCAGATTGTAAGCGCGCCGCGAGCGCATGAACGCTGGCAGCCAATAGATCACGGACGCCAGGTAGAGGACGATGATGGCTACCCCGGGCCATGGCGTTCTCATCAGGAACCAGTTTTGGGTTCGCGGATCTATGGCGGAATAAAAATGCGGTAGTGCTTAAGGTTACTTCACAAATTATGGTGAAAGGCATAATTGACGGAACCTTGACGGAACATTGTATTATTCAGACTAGTAAATTATTCAACCTAGATAGGTATTTATCCGCTTAACATAGATTAGTTACCAACTATTGAATACCAACTTTAACAAAGGAGCTGagccctaccgcgaaaacttaaaatctcaatttctttatctgccctCTGGCCTTACTTGcgatttcaaaaaaaaagtcTTAGCATGTTTAGGTAATAACTTTTatgatttatatataaataagtgGTTGATTTGACCAGAACTTACCTGCAATATcttcatttaaataataatataatctcaCTGCAGCTTTTAAAATTAGCGCcattttaataatacattttattgtacacaCATCGATGGGTAAAACTGCACTCCTAGAGTGACTGTTGCTAAAGAAGGTTCATTTCAAAGTGAAATGAAATTCagtattatacattttaattgtaTGCATTGTACCATTGTGCACACTGTAATGTGATAAGTCTGTAGTGTGTCAAATCCTTTAGgctactataatttatttatgtttagtttaagtttttatacaactttttttcgttatttaatgtttcaataaaaaattgactAACAGCTAAACATAACCAGCCATCGATGGACTTTTCAATAAGGTTATTGAAAAGTCCATCGATGGCAGCCCTACGGTCTCCAGTCACATTCACCAGCCTGGGCTGTTAGTTGGTAATGTTATATTAGTACCTACTATATGTATAACCTACTGTAATCAGCGAgttaatatatagttggtcaaaccaatttgtcagtaaatacttaagaacaaaaaaaactataatcatccttttattttgggtgctagtactagcgtaagacaaagatagtatgattctctctgtctatgtttgaaatgagacagtcctttgacaaactatataaactAAACCTAACTGTAAGTACAGTTAGTATAATTGTTTGTCACTTTATCCCAATCGCCGTATATAATACCTATCTACAATAAGATACTATAGGAATGGCACTGAGTGTTGAGGtgaatgattatgattacacaCGCTATATacatgcatatatatatatatatatctgctGGTACCTATTTTGAACGATACGTATTCGAAAGCATTGTGAATGCAAAACATTGTAAGTAGTTGCTGTTGTAACAGCGGGACCATATACCGTctaacctcctaaggcccaatcCAACCTACCTATAGTATTATTACCTCTTCGGTTCGATGAAATGAAAACCCCGAAAACGGTATTTAATTGAAACAGtcgcatttcttttgtttcgtaaaattttcaaacaaatcaaaatcaacTATTCCCTGCACTATAGGTTAATATTTTAGtggccaattttttattttttatttttatgcctGGGCCTTTAGACCGCGGGCTAGGAAcaatttccatgaccaatcgcctcccgggcgaaaacacgtatagtggttaacggctatgtatgatgaaccctcgtgaacgtcagattttgtcatcgcctcccgcttgatactttgtcagatgatagtttagatgctattgtgaataaacaaaatcgtcagccgattgtatcgcagtggaaagaccgtcagctggtcacatgaacatgtaaaaaagaaaattctttgagtcatcggcgtcatcgcctcccgtttgatactttatcagatgatagtttagatgctgttgataataaaacaaatcgtcagccggttgcaTCGCGGTGAAAAGaatttcggtggctgccatttctcaacccaccaacggagcggcagctgacgttcacgagggttcatcatacatagccgccGCTACCGAGTACGagaccgctatacgagtttcgcccgggaggcgatgactgacgaaaattgggcctggctcgcggtctataactgCACGGCTTGAATAGAATAGTGAGGGACTACACGTAatctttttatataaatttacatgaATGATGAGATTGAAATTATGATGAttacaaatgccatgcagagatAGCTTGGTCCGAGTCTAGCGGACGCCGGTAAGCGTAGATAGAATAACGTGCGTAGCGTGGTTTTCTAAAGTTGTTGAACAGCTGAAGAAGGAATTTGGCATTACAAGCCTGTGATTTAATTCAAATGGATAAAAAGGAAACAAACTATTtgcagatatttttttatatttcttagggtcaaaaacattatttataaactaaGTATAAACACGTGTCTTCAAAAATATTCTTACTGTTCTTGCTAccttaggtattattatttttatttgtttgttggtACATTGTAGTGTTGTATttataaactaagtaattatatatatatatatatattatcaacaggcaatattttttttttcttataaataatTGGTAATTTTTCTATCACGTTTGTTTGAAAAAGAGTCAACATCCAGATACCTACTACCAAATATGACGAACAATTTTTATCATGCATCAAAATCGACGCGCTCTTTACTCATTGAAAAAACGGTCTATAAACGTTACAATTTGTGTCTATTGTCTACAACCGACAGATCAGTAGATTAGAATGAGAAAGCAATAACTCTCATAGACGCGTCGCTATCGGCCAGCAGATCGCGACAACTAATTTGTAGACTACATGAGGCTTTTGAAGAGGCACTCGAATTATTTCTTGACGCTGCTCGAACTTCCTTCATCTTGTCATGGCATCTGAATGTACTACACTACAGCATATTACCGAAATCGGGAATAGTAACCTTATTGGTCAGTATTTACAGACTATTATGGCAAGGGTACTTCTTTAAGCGGAACGAGGAGTTTCTTAGCACTGCGGACTAGCGCATTTAAGCTCGGCAGTCTCTTCTCAGCTCGTAATAAAAGTGATATTTTAAGGTGTTTCTCGATGCTCTGAAGACGATCTTGGAGCCACAAATACGTTCCGCCTGACCGCGGTCTAATGCGTTAAGTTCCGCCATCTCCGAGGTGCTCAGCTCGAAGTAATAGTAACCCTATCACCTAGTATTTACGATTCATAACGGTAAGGCTACTTCTTGAAGGGGAACTCGGGATGTTTCTCGATGCCCGCGAAGAAGCTGAAGTCACAGATGCGTCCCGCCTCGCCGCGGTCCAACGCGTTCAGTTCTGCCATCTCTGCAGCGCTCAGCTCAAAGTCCCACACCGATATATTCTGTCCACAAATAGTTAAAGGTCAAACAATTTTTgcttataataatatagtacGAGGTACGAATCACATAGCCAAACCTTCAAACACACAGaaattagcaaaaaaaaaacttgtcatcAACCATCTGATTTAATAATAGATCGTTGGTTAACATCTCCAGCGTCAGCCGGTCTGAGTATGGGCGACTCTATATACTATATCTATACACATGCAGGAGTACCTGCCCATTCGTAAGCTTTATTGCAACGTTATAAGGTTAACTAATGGTCAGTTAAAGATGTTGCTGATAAGAACCGAGCCGAGTTACTGGCCCCAGCGTCAGTAGGTCTGGGTGTTATTACCGTCTCCATATCACACATCGGAGTTAACTACCTGTTTGATCCGCTGCGGGTTGGTGCTCTTCGGGATGGCGGCgacgccgcgctgcagcgcgTGGCGGAGCAGTATCTGCGCGGGAGTGCGCCcgtgcgccgccgccgcgcgggTCACTGGCCTCAGCGTCAGTAGATCGGGATACGAGCGCCTGTTGATAACATATcttgataaaaaaccggacaagtgcgagtcggactcgcccactgagggttccgtactttttagtatttgttatagcggcaacagaaatacatcatctgtgaaaatttcatctgtctagctatcacggttcatgagatacagcctggtgacagacagacggacggacagacggacaacggagtcttagtaatagggtcctgtttttaccttttgggtacggaaccctgaaaatgtAACATTCATTTTTATAATTGTCTACTTAGTTTACTTCCTAAACTGGCGTTGGCATTGAAACTTAATATAAAaacgtttaatttatttagtatacACTACTGTCGAATGGCATTGGATTTCGTATTATTAACTTCCTTCGAACTGTctaaaatgatgtatttctgttgccgctatagcaacaaatactaaaaagtacgaaaccatcggtgggcgagtccgacccggacttgtccggttttttgtaatttatgcaAGCAGCAATACATTTATAACGAATTAAAACCACAATATTGTTACCAAGCACACTCTCAACGTCACCCTTTAAGAAACAATTCACTCCCTTTTAAatttacgagtaggtaggtTTACTGaagtttcggcgaaaattacttgacagactttcagttcccaaactatttatcccatatttttagttgggcgaaatttcatttcgcaaatttacataatccaacctaacctaacccaacctagtacatcattttcatttcgcaagtatggggttgggaaatgaaatggttgcgaagtaaggttatgccaacgattggtttgccaaatgaaactttggccaaaagttggttgccaagtgaaatttggcgaaataaatttcgccaaaaaggaagtacaccatAGATTTGCTATAATGTTATGGTCAGGAGAGTTACCCTGACGATACGAGTACGATACGTAATGCTGATGAGATGAGACAGATAAACGTGGTGTTGTTTGTTGCACATCCGAAACACGGTGCTATACTTTAATCTACTAACACACAATAATACAATCAGTAATAGAAGTATCGTCAGAGTCTCCTTAAAGTTACACAAGGGAGATGATGTTATGTTATGAAGTTACACAAGTCTGGAAAATTTGATAGTGGTTGGGAACACAGAAGGCGAGCGTAAAGGCCGGTCTCCAACTAGGTGGACCGATAAATTAAAGGACTTCACTTCGTCTAACTTTTGCTCTGTtgtaaggctgcgtttccaccagagcgAGCGACTCGAGCGAGGGActgatgtgtttgttaagaaccaatagaatcaatATAACCAATAGAATGTAGAATATATTTGTGGCGATGCTTGTGCGGATTACGTATGTGTTGTGACTAAGCacgtgaaagaaaaaaaaaatacacaattgtCACAGCGGTTTAATTAGTAAAATAGAATCTCTTTATTTACCTGTCCTCGCTCAGCGCAGTTCTAGTCAGCTATTttctattgaaaatatttagatcaatacggtttcactcactattatttttagtcgcttttggcgacatgtttcggattcttcgggaatccttcctcaggcacgagtgtccgcggcggttgtacgtcgtgcactgtcgTGTTTTGAAAtatatctcacgatagtttaatttcgactaTTTTCTATTggttaaatgaatgaatgaatgaaggaGCCTAGAAGCCTAGAGGCGTGATGGACAAACGCCGACGGAGGAAAATCATACACTCCAAAGGTGGAATTTCCAGTGATATGGCGATATGGCGTGGAGGAATATCCAATGATCACAATTCTCAGTCCAGAGGGAGGCCACACTTACCCAGTCTTTTCAGCCAGCATGTCGGCGAGACCCTTGGAGCCGAGCGGCGAATACGCGACCACGGGTACGCCGAGCCTCTTGGCTTCGGCTAGCAGCGCCGGCTGCTGGCACAGCAGGTGTACTTCCACCTGGAAATACAAATAAGTTACCCTTTTGACAGTTTTTCGACGGTCGAAGTTACAAACTTCtccaaaattaacattaaacttttctttaaaaaaaatttgagagaAACGTGAAATTATTAAGGAccaaagtggaggacccgcgcgaaatcgtcttttcatacaaacgtagtcctcattttcctctctggatattaacattatcgaAAATATTTGactcaatttgttgtatatcaaccacagctatgccccgtatacgtttatttattttttatttttataataattattaaagttAGGCGCATTTTAAAATGCgtatatgaaatctgtttttcgctcctaatttttgctattatcaaaaaatcgaaagcagtcaaacgtaggggcatagctatggttaatatacatcaaattatgtaaaatatccattcgtttgtatagagaagcggCCGTTGCCTTTCCTCTTAAGGTTCGTCAATTATATCGGTGGTACGGCAACAGTGGACAACTTTAGGCGTTGTTGGTGAAAGGGATAAATCATGCCTTCCTGCTGCACAGATTGACGGAGTATTCTCATTAGTACCCGTCCTACGTGACCACTgccatacatgaggcggggacaaatggaaaCGATTCATATAAATGCATCTGTTCACATCTGTGCCCGGTGGGACAAATGAAAATAGACAGGATTGACAGAGGATTagtaagtacatacaaaaaagtGGTAATATTATTAATCAGGCACAAACCTGCAGGCAAGCCGGTTTCTCCACAGCACAAATCCTAGCGAGCTGCTCCGCGTTCAGATTGGAGACTCCGACGTGTCGTACGGCGCCGGATTCCTTCAGTTTTAACAAGCTCTGGAAAAACAATTGAATACTTTACACTCAATGAGCTCCTCGCGAACCCCCATGGCTCTGCCACTTTGAATTATTcaggttattcccactagttaccaccatctcgttaccagtggtaactactgggatttttttcccagtagttaccactaatATTTTGTTAGAGTTCAATGTTCAATgctaataaaaacagtataaatagtattatacctatacaaatataGAGTAcatactttaataaataattcagaTCCAGATAGCGCCGACTAGTCCAACGGTCAAAAAACCAGTGtaggtgcgctctccgataacgcgcctttatTACGCATCTCGATggcacattttagactggttcgactcgccggcactcagtaaccgtagagggaccacacAAGAAATCGCGAGTTAAAACGAACCGAAACGCTATTAGCTCTCTATCATTCTTCCACATttttagtgcgatagagacagatagcgtttcgtaTTTCTGCATACGATTGTCATCTAGGATAGGCCCCCAGGTCGGTCATTGCGACGATCACACTTATAGGTATAGTTCGCCGCATGCAAACAATGTCGGTTCTAATTCTCAACTTACGGAGAAATGTCATGCCCTTTTTTCTGTGGTCATGCCATTGATAATTTAATAtgcagtgtggaaaaaatttatgggctctggagggaaagtgtcttaaaactttaagttagctcattttacttaaaggaaacattcttttatttaaaaaaagaaacaaaacagcattcagatttttttaaattagcttgtctcgcccgggaatcgaaccgacacaaaattccataaataaacactcgctgttttattctactagtctatgctgttaatgttaatgataacatttctccaagaaacatgaggtcttacactcgtctgtcgtacaaaataacCATCAAATGAATATTTAGTAATCAAGAacatttttagacaagcgaaattgaagaaaaaaagaaaaatctttgaatgaaGTGTTGGGTGTTggttcttttaaaaataaaagaatgtttcctttaggGTTTAGGGCACTTTCCattcagggcccataaatttTTTCCAACCTGTATACATATTTCGTGCCGATAGTATACCTATacatcaatagttatttgttatacaagggtgcaaagttgtattttacccgcgagtgtagaattgaaacacgagcaagcgaaaggattctatagttgaaccacgagcgaagcgagtggttctaaaatagaatcctgagcgtagcgagtgcttcaacacacgagaagtaaaatacatttgcacccgtgtgtaacacaaaacttttcccctcactatagcgaggaaagtgcaacatccacaggcattagatcatcttcatcactggaatcactcattttttacgatattataacagaaaactctggaagttgtgtatttttacggagtcggtgagaaaagttcttcttcttcttcttcttcttttaaaattatggcttcagcccagtgggactatttcgccagtatcaaggtattgagaggtttacaaacgacaaaaattttacggttgtacaagacagtgtacggtgatttgttagctcttgtaaatcgatagctagtctttacaagaagcacgtggactaccggccgttgactccaagatggtggttaaacgcgcttcaaaattaattctccattcactgcacactaccacattagtttactgtataataagctatcgatattacactttaaacaatattaataagcaaaaaacaaagtaattaatcacgatgctaactatcaagatggcgctcgaaccggaagtccggtgagaaaagtttttaagtaaaaaatttgttgacaatgttgacatttctgacgtatgaaatgtcaacgatgcgttttgaaattgcatcgactcaacttgtgcgttcagcattatatttaacatcattataaaaaaacaaacgtttcttatggaattttaaggtttatgacttaaaatcattaaataaagctaaatttgatattttttattagattctcaaaccatttatttaatgataattaatatcgaacgaaccattatcatgagcgttttacgttttgttatctgtcaagctacttaaacacgctccatccaaggtcaaattactttccccactagtggataaaacgcgtttttccccgcttgttttgaaggttaaaagacaactttccgagctagtgaggggaaaataatttattactctcAGCAGCAAACCTCTCGCTTTTTCTGTATGAAGCCTGATATGACAAGAACTACTTAAACATCTAAAGCAGtaataataaagaattaattaGGAATGTGGgtaatcaattaatcatttattaattaatctGTATAATGCAAGATGTTTCATTTTCTACGTTTGCACGGTACAGCTCGTGGAAAGCTATAGTTAAAACcggttacattattttaaaagtagtcaaatttaattaaaaatataggtacctatcaattaattaaatatttcaattgaAGTGTCAAAGCAATTGTATAAATTGCTCGTATAGAGTAGCTATGTTACGCAGTCAGTTGGAAATAGTGGTGTTTAAGCAATGGGAACATGGATGGACAAAATCATACGCCTTTGTAATGGgacttacattttttatttttttatgattgatCAGGATCACAATCTTTGATTATTAATGGTttttgaaattctttatttagcAACAGGTTGGACGCAGTAGGAATCCTTAGCATAGTGGAACTATCACTAAATTGGAAGTCTGATAGGTGTATTACGACGGTGGTAGTAGATGGTTCGTGTATTACGGGAGATATCCTTGATTTCTTCCTCAGTTTCCGTAACGCTGTTGTGAGATCGAAAGCCCGTCTATTGCGTCGCCGCGATTGACGAATCGCAATCCGAGTGTTATCTTTGATCGACGGTATTTCTTTGTTTGCAGGATGAGAATCTTTATATAATGTCTGATTTAAATGATAAGCGTAAAGTTTGTCGTAATGTGGGATAGTCGAGGTTGGACAATTTACACTGAGCGGTTTCCCTTCCTGAGCTCTGGTGCGACTTTTTAATGAGGCACTGGATGCATTTGCTTTTAAATGATAAGCGTAAAGTTTGTCGTAATCTGGGCTAGTCGAGGTTGGACAGTTTACATTAAGGGAATTGTCTTCTTGAGCTCTGGTGCGACTTTTTAATGTGGAACTGGATGCATTTGCTTTTAAATGATAAGCGTAAAGTTTGTCGTAATCTGGGCTAGCCGAGGTTGGACAGCTTACACTGAGCGAATTCTCTTCTTGAACTTTGGTGCGACTTTTTAATGACGAACTGGATGCATTTGCTTTTAAATGATAAGCGTAAAGTTTATCGTAATCTGGGCTAGCCGAGGTTGGACAGCTTACACTGAGCGAATTCTCTTCTTGAGCTCTGGTGCGACTTTTTAATGAGGAACTGGATGCATTTCCTTTTAAATGATAAGCGTAAAGTTTGTCGTAATCTAGGCTAGCCGAGGTTGGACAGCTTACACTGAGCGAATTCTCTTCTTGAGCTCTGGTGCGACTTTTTAATGAGGAACTGGATGCATTTGCTTTTAAATGATAAGCGTAAAGTTTGTCGTAATCTGGGCTAGTCGAGGTTGGACAGTTTACATTAAGGGAATTGTCTTCTTGAGCTCTGGTGCGACTTTTTAATGTGGAACTGGATGCATTTGCTTTTAAATGATAAGCGTAAAGTTTGTCGTAATCTGGGCTAGCCGAGGTTGGACAGCTTACACTGAGCGAATTCTCTTCTTGAACTTTGGTGCGACTTTTTAATGACGAACTGGATGCATTTGCTTTTAAATGATAAGCGTAAAGTTTATCGTAATCTGGGCTAGTCGAGGTTGGACAGCTTACACTGAGCGAATTCTCTTCTTGAGCTCTGGTGCGACTTTTTAATGAGGAACTGGATGCATTTCCTTTTAAATGATAAGCGTAAAGTTTGTCGTAATCTAGGCTAGCCGAGGTTGGACAGCTTACACTGAGCGAATTCTCTTCTTGAGCTCTGGTGCGACTTTTTAATGAGGAACTGGATGCATTTGCTTTTAAATGATAAGCGTAAAGTTTGTCGTAATCTGGGCTAGTCGAGGTTGGACAGTTTACATTAAGGGAATTGTCTTCTTGAGCTCTGGTGCGACTTTTTAATGAGGAACTGGGTGCATTTGCTTTTAAATGACAAGCGTATAGTTTGTCGTAATCAGGGCTGATCGAGGTTGGACAGTTTACATTAAGGGAATTGTCTTCTTGAGCTCTGGTGCGACTTTTTAATGAGGAACTGGATGCATTTGCTTTTAAATGATAAGCGTAAAGTTTGTCGTAATCTGGGCTAGTCGAGGTTGGACAGTTGACACTGAGCGAATTCTTTTCCTGAGCTCTGGTGCTACTTTTTAATGAGGAACTGGACGCATTTGctttttcgttattttttttctttccccAAAGCCAAAATAGTCTATATGAAAATGGTCTTCGCTGTGGGTGCGAAGGTTTTGTAGATTGAGAAGGGCCAGGGGTTGCGCTCTCAGGCATTATGAAACGGCCTCTATGAAGCGAGTTAACGCTCTTAATGTTTATACCCTTTTGAATGCATTTCGAA encodes the following:
- the LOC134748625 gene encoding very long chain fatty acid elongase AAEL008004-like, which translates into the protein MALILKAAVRLYYYLNEDIADPRTQNWFLMRTPWPGVAIIVLYLASVIYWLPAFMRSRRAYNLRGVIAIYNATQIIMCGYVVYKSLMLGWLSHYRLFCQPVDEGPNSVEYAWHVCYAYFYIKIIDLLDTVFFILRKKQEQVTFLHVYHHFGMIMVAWGITKWVPGGHMTMLVTLNSFVHMVMYTYYLLTSWDASYKHSLWWKKHVTQLQILQFTYLLIHFGTLAVKRECDFPRPCAYIMFPQNLFMVLMFGDFYYRSYIKKKPKQ
- the LOC134748434 gene encoding aldo-keto reductase family 1 member A1; this encodes MALPEYFELSNGDRMPRIGFGTWQASDEVLEKAVDAALEVGYRHFDSARAYENEAALGRSLRRWIGDNPARRKELFVVTKLPPGGNRPELVPEYFNASLKDLGLEYLDLYLMHTPFAFEHVPGDLHPKNPDGSMRVDLTTDLIAVWKSLLKLKESGAVRHVGVSNLNAEQLARICAVEKPACLQVEVHLLCQQPALLAEAKRLGVPVVAYSPLGSKGLADMLAEKTGRSYPDLLTLRPVTRAAAAHGRTPAQILLRHALQRGVAAIPKSTNPQRIKQNISVWDFELSAAEMAELNALDRGEAGRICDFSFFAGIEKHPEFPFKK